Proteins found in one Halobaculum sp. MBLA0147 genomic segment:
- a CDS encoding DUF1028 domain-containing protein, whose protein sequence is MTFSIVARDPETDAVGVAVQSKFVSVGSVVPFASADAGAVATQSFANVAYGPDGLDLLREGHTAAEVVERLTDEDPEAPQRQVGVVGQDGSVAAFTGAECFDYAGDRQGETYTVQGNILENEATLDAMAETFETRRDDGEGLPEALLAALHAGNEAGGDSRGEQGAALYVAKPEGGYDGNNDRWVDVRVDDHETPIAELERVFKLYDVTLLEREEPDETRELDGETARAVAETLSELGFYDGEPTTTFGEAEREALEAFRGMNNFENHPLPVIEDALADGWDDAEGEGEARMVDAIWHGLSQYDRV, encoded by the coding sequence ATGACGTTCTCTATCGTCGCGCGAGACCCGGAGACGGACGCGGTCGGCGTCGCGGTCCAGTCGAAGTTCGTGAGCGTGGGCAGCGTGGTCCCGTTCGCGAGCGCCGACGCCGGCGCGGTCGCCACGCAGAGTTTCGCCAACGTCGCCTACGGCCCCGACGGTCTCGACCTCCTGCGGGAGGGTCACACCGCCGCCGAGGTGGTCGAGCGACTCACCGACGAGGATCCCGAGGCGCCACAGCGCCAGGTGGGGGTCGTCGGCCAGGACGGCTCCGTCGCGGCGTTCACCGGCGCGGAGTGTTTCGACTACGCCGGCGACCGGCAGGGGGAGACGTACACCGTCCAGGGGAACATCCTCGAGAACGAGGCGACCCTGGACGCGATGGCCGAGACGTTCGAGACCCGCCGCGACGACGGCGAGGGACTGCCGGAGGCGCTGCTCGCGGCGCTACACGCGGGCAACGAGGCCGGCGGCGACTCGCGTGGCGAGCAGGGCGCGGCGCTGTACGTCGCCAAACCCGAGGGCGGCTACGACGGCAACAACGACCGCTGGGTGGACGTGCGCGTCGACGACCACGAGACACCCATCGCGGAACTGGAGCGGGTGTTCAAGCTGTACGACGTGACGTTGTTGGAACGCGAGGAACCAGACGAGACGCGCGAACTCGACGGCGAGACGGCGCGTGCGGTCGCCGAGACGCTCTCCGAGTTGGGGTTCTACGACGGGGAGCCGACCACGACGTTCGGCGAGGCGGAACGCGAGGCACTGGAGGCGTTCCGCGGGATGAACAACTTCGAGAACCACCCGCTCCCCGTGATCGAGGACGCCCTCGCGGACGGCTGGGACGACGCCGAGGGCGAGGGGGAGGCGCGGATGGTCGACGCCATCTGGCACGGTCTCTCGCAGTACGACCGGGTGTGA
- a CDS encoding adenylyltransferase/cytidyltransferase family protein — MVLAQGTFDLIHPGHLHYLSEAARHGDTLHVVVARRENVTHKPTPVCPDRQRRDVLDALSVVDEAHVGHPDDYFVPVERIDPDVIVLGFDQHHDADAIREQLRERGLDCEVTRATGREPAYDGEILSTNEIVDRLVERRERDGE, encoded by the coding sequence GTGGTGCTCGCACAGGGGACCTTCGACCTGATCCACCCGGGCCACCTCCACTACCTCTCGGAGGCGGCGCGGCACGGCGACACACTCCACGTCGTCGTCGCCCGCCGCGAGAACGTGACACACAAGCCCACGCCGGTGTGTCCGGACCGACAGCGCCGGGACGTACTCGACGCGCTGTCGGTCGTCGACGAGGCACACGTCGGCCACCCGGACGACTACTTCGTCCCCGTCGAACGGATCGACCCGGACGTGATCGTGTTGGGGTTCGACCAACACCACGACGCCGACGCGATCCGCGAGCAACTCCGCGAGCGCGGTCTCGACTGCGAGGTGACGCGCGCGACGGGTCGGGAACCGGCCTACGACGGCGAGATCCTCTCGACGAACGAGATCGTCGACCGGCTGGTCGAGCGGCGCGAGCGCGACGGCGAGTAA
- a CDS encoding CoA pyrophosphatase gives MDYEAVAAHTPTRVASAPRRAAVLAPIFERDGVAHVLFTRRADDLGEHPGQMSFPGGGAEPEDADLTATALREADEEIGLRPSEVTVVGELDGIETVSEYAVTPFVGRVPDREYVPDDREVAEVVPLAVPALCDRANYESERRDHPQYGSIRLHFFHVDGYTVWGATGRMLVQLLELGTDWRVPEAVDRVVDHDAEFPT, from the coding sequence ATGGACTACGAGGCGGTGGCCGCACACACGCCGACGCGGGTGGCGTCCGCTCCGCGGCGGGCCGCCGTGCTCGCGCCGATCTTCGAGCGGGACGGCGTCGCGCACGTGCTGTTCACGCGCCGTGCCGACGACCTCGGGGAACACCCGGGGCAGATGAGCTTCCCCGGCGGCGGCGCGGAGCCGGAGGACGCCGACCTCACCGCAACCGCACTCCGCGAGGCGGACGAGGAGATCGGCCTCCGTCCGTCGGAGGTCACGGTCGTCGGGGAACTCGACGGGATCGAGACGGTCTCGGAGTACGCCGTCACCCCGTTCGTGGGGCGGGTGCCGGACCGCGAGTACGTCCCCGACGACCGCGAAGTGGCGGAGGTCGTCCCCCTCGCGGTGCCGGCCCTGTGTGATCGCGCCAACTACGAGTCGGAGCGGCGCGACCACCCGCAGTACGGCTCGATCCGCCTCCACTTCTTCCACGTCGACGGCTACACCGTCTGGGGTGCGACGGGTCGGATGCTCGTCCAACTGCTGGAGCTGGGCACCGACTGGCGCGTCCCCGAGGCCGTCGACCGCGTCGTCGACCACGACGCCGAGTTCCCGACCTGA
- the pyk gene encoding pyruvate kinase, with product MRRAKIVCTLGPASDDEATVRALADAGMSVARLNASHGTTEDRAALVRTIRAVDDAARRPLAAMLDLQGPEIRTAEIDGTVQLETDSEVTFYRGEDATPERVGLSYTVASAEPGDRILLDDGRIETTVTAVDGDEVTATVDSGGELASRKGVNLPGVDLDLDPVTDSDAAELDVAAAEDVDFVAASFVRDAADVHAVQDALEARGAGNVPVVAKIERRGAVENLAGIVDAAYGVMVARGDLGVECPLEDVPMIQKRIIRTCVETGTPVITATEMLDSMVSERRPTRAEASDVANAVLDGTDAVMLSGETAIGEDPVHVVETMDRIVRQVESSDEYAEVREERVPLADDDSRTEALARSARFLARDTDAAAVVAASESGYTARKTAKFRPGVPVIATTPADRVRRQLALSWGVHPVASGYSDSVEAIMDDAVDAALDAGVAESGDTLVVLSGMMTELEGNTTNTLKVHVAAETVATGRHVVGGRVCGPLRRIDDGDLSAFPEGAVAYLPATFEGEFHGDTGRLGGIVDARAGMTGYPAIVARERQIPMVSGAPLPDRLGDGDTITVDAERGVVYEGDVIRQARKR from the coding sequence ATGCGACGCGCGAAGATCGTCTGCACGCTGGGACCCGCCTCGGACGACGAGGCGACGGTTCGGGCGCTCGCGGACGCGGGGATGTCGGTGGCACGGCTCAACGCCAGTCACGGGACGACCGAGGACCGGGCGGCGCTGGTGCGGACGATCCGGGCGGTCGACGACGCCGCGCGGCGACCGTTGGCGGCGATGCTCGACCTCCAGGGCCCGGAGATCCGAACGGCCGAGATCGACGGCACGGTCCAGTTAGAGACGGACTCGGAAGTGACCTTCTACCGCGGTGAGGACGCGACGCCCGAGCGAGTCGGCCTGTCGTACACTGTCGCGTCGGCCGAACCGGGCGACCGAATTCTTCTCGACGACGGCCGGATCGAGACGACGGTCACCGCCGTCGACGGCGACGAGGTGACGGCGACGGTCGACTCCGGCGGCGAGTTGGCCTCGCGGAAGGGGGTGAACCTCCCGGGCGTCGACCTCGACTTGGACCCGGTGACGGACAGCGACGCGGCGGAACTCGACGTGGCCGCCGCGGAAGACGTCGACTTCGTCGCCGCGTCGTTCGTCCGCGACGCCGCGGACGTCCACGCCGTCCAAGACGCACTTGAGGCGCGCGGCGCCGGCAACGTACCGGTCGTCGCGAAGATCGAACGCCGCGGCGCGGTCGAGAACCTGGCGGGGATCGTCGACGCGGCGTACGGCGTGATGGTCGCCCGCGGTGACCTCGGGGTCGAGTGTCCGCTGGAGGACGTGCCGATGATTCAGAAACGGATCATCCGGACCTGCGTCGAGACTGGGACGCCGGTGATCACCGCGACGGAGATGCTGGACTCGATGGTCTCCGAGCGGCGCCCTACCCGCGCGGAGGCGTCGGACGTGGCCAACGCCGTCTTGGACGGGACGGACGCGGTGATGCTCTCCGGGGAGACGGCCATCGGCGAGGACCCGGTCCACGTGGTCGAGACGATGGACCGGATCGTCCGCCAGGTGGAGTCCAGCGACGAGTACGCGGAGGTTCGCGAGGAACGTGTCCCGCTGGCGGACGACGACTCCCGGACGGAGGCACTGGCGCGCTCGGCGCGGTTCCTCGCCCGCGACACGGACGCCGCGGCGGTCGTCGCCGCCTCCGAGTCCGGCTACACCGCTCGCAAGACCGCGAAGTTCCGTCCGGGCGTGCCCGTGATCGCGACGACGCCCGCCGACAGGGTCCGTCGCCAGTTGGCGCTGTCGTGGGGCGTCCACCCGGTCGCGTCGGGGTACTCGGACAGCGTCGAGGCGATCATGGACGACGCGGTCGACGCCGCGCTCGACGCGGGCGTCGCCGAGTCGGGCGACACGTTGGTCGTGCTCTCCGGGATGATGACGGAGTTGGAGGGGAACACGACGAACACGCTGAAGGTCCACGTCGCCGCCGAGACGGTCGCGACTGGTCGCCACGTCGTCGGTGGTCGCGTCTGTGGGCCGCTCCGGCGGATCGACGACGGAGACCTCTCCGCGTTCCCCGAGGGCGCCGTCGCCTACCTGCCGGCGACGTTCGAGGGGGAGTTCCACGGCGACACCGGCCGCCTGGGTGGGATCGTCGACGCCCGCGCCGGGATGACGGGCTATCCGGCGATCGTCGCCCGCGAGCGGCAGATTCCGATGGTGTCGGGCGCGCCGCTGCCGGACCGGCTCGGGGACGGGGACACGATCACCGTCGACGCCGAGCGTGGCGTCGTCTACGAGGGTGACGTGATCCGACAGGCGCGGAAACGGTAG
- a CDS encoding Mov34/MPN/PAD-1 family protein, translated as MGLFRSSELLGIAEETLEFVLEASRDAHPNEYMAFFQGTPAAQLDLDRSGTVITDVWVIPGTSSNSVSATVRENQIPAGGKAVGSVHSHPNGVLRPSDADLGTFHAGKVHVIVGAPYGRDDWRAFDRDGEPTELAVLEVPLPGDEAFFDFDQSDIDAELYDE; from the coding sequence ATGGGCCTGTTCCGGTCGAGCGAACTCCTCGGAATCGCCGAGGAGACGCTGGAGTTCGTCCTCGAGGCGTCGCGCGACGCCCACCCGAACGAGTACATGGCGTTCTTCCAGGGGACGCCCGCCGCCCAGTTGGACCTCGACCGGAGCGGCACGGTGATCACGGACGTGTGGGTGATCCCCGGGACGTCCTCGAACTCCGTCTCGGCGACGGTCCGCGAGAACCAGATCCCGGCCGGCGGGAAGGCCGTCGGCTCCGTCCACTCGCACCCGAACGGCGTGTTGCGACCGAGCGACGCCGACTTGGGCACCTTCCACGCGGGGAAGGTCCACGTCATCGTCGGCGCGCCGTACGGGCGCGACGACTGGCGGGCGTTCGACCGCGACGGCGAGCCGACGGAGTTGGCCGTGTTGGAGGTGCCGTTGCCGGGCGACGAGGCGTTCTTCGACTTCGACCAGTCCGACATCGACGCGGAGTTGTACGACGAATGA
- a CDS encoding 3-hydroxyacyl-CoA dehydrogenase family protein — MDADTQTTVCVLGAGTMGRGIAYACAVAGLPVRLRDVDDQQLAEAESYLDDTLAGGVERDLLTQAEADAARDRVTTTTDLAAAADGVDVAVEAVPEDLELKRSVLSEAEEHVPADAVVASNTSSLPLTSVAAALDDPERAVGLHFFNPVHAMDLVEVVLAEQTSAAVRELAESFVDTLGKTAVTVTDAPGFATSRLGALQGVEAIRMLETGVADPRDVDAGMELGYGHPMGPIELTDVVGLDVRLDILEHLREELGERFKPPALLRRKVRAGKLGKKTGEGFYVWEDGEIVGVADGVGVER; from the coding sequence ATGGACGCCGACACGCAGACGACGGTGTGTGTCCTCGGTGCGGGGACGATGGGACGCGGCATCGCGTACGCCTGTGCCGTCGCGGGACTCCCGGTGCGGCTCCGCGACGTGGACGACCAGCAGTTGGCCGAGGCCGAGTCGTACCTCGACGACACGCTGGCGGGCGGGGTCGAGCGGGACCTCCTCACGCAGGCGGAGGCGGACGCGGCCCGCGACCGCGTGACCACGACGACGGATCTCGCGGCGGCCGCCGACGGCGTCGACGTTGCCGTCGAGGCCGTCCCGGAGGACCTCGAACTCAAGCGCTCCGTGCTCTCGGAGGCGGAGGAGCACGTCCCGGCGGACGCAGTGGTCGCGTCGAACACCTCCTCGCTGCCGTTGACGAGCGTCGCGGCCGCGCTGGACGACCCGGAGCGGGCCGTCGGACTCCACTTCTTCAACCCGGTTCACGCGATGGACCTCGTGGAGGTCGTCCTCGCCGAGCAGACGAGCGCCGCCGTCCGGGAGTTGGCGGAGTCGTTCGTCGACACGCTCGGGAAGACGGCGGTGACGGTGACGGACGCGCCGGGGTTCGCCACCTCGCGACTCGGCGCCCTGCAGGGTGTCGAAGCGATCCGGATGCTGGAGACCGGCGTCGCGGACCCCCGCGACGTGGACGCCGGGATGGAACTCGGCTACGGTCACCCGATGGGGCCCATCGAGTTGACGGACGTGGTCGGGCTCGACGTGCGACTCGACATCCTCGAACACCTCCGCGAGGAGTTGGGCGAGCGGTTCAAACCGCCCGCGCTGCTCCGGCGGAAGGTGCGTGCCGGGAAACTCGGGAAGAAGACCGGCGAGGGGTTCTACGTCTGGGAGGACGGGGAGATCGTCGGCGTCGCCGACGGCGTCGGGGTGGAGCGATGA
- a CDS encoding type II toxin-antitoxin system HicB family antitoxin, which yields MTTRREITLHEEDDGWWSAVDEETGVASQGPNRQAALSNLDEALSVTAAAEADQTKPPEPDAPWFDEHR from the coding sequence GTGACCACGAGGCGAGAGATCACGCTCCACGAGGAAGACGACGGATGGTGGTCGGCGGTCGACGAAGAGACTGGAGTCGCCTCACAGGGACCGAATCGACAGGCAGCGCTGTCGAATCTAGACGAGGCACTGTCGGTGACGGCTGCGGCAGAAGCCGACCAGACGAAGCCACCGGAGCCCGACGCTCCCTGGTTCGACGAACACCGGTGA
- a CDS encoding enoyl-CoA hydratase/isomerase family protein, translating into MSDDASGLLAATAGNEFVEATVGERGEGVATVVIDRPDARNALNATVRTELQAAFEAVADDDAVRVVVLTGADDAGAFVAGADVTELRERSAVEQRAASEFPRVYETVADCPVPVIARIGGHALGGGCELAQACDVRIASEDAKLGQPEIGLGLIPGGGGTQRLPRLVGEGQALRMILSGELLDATEAAEIGLVEEAVPAAALDETVDELASQIAAHSPLAVRRAKEAVRAAAEKPLDDGLAYERELFVGLFDSHDTNEGIDAFLEDRDPEFRGE; encoded by the coding sequence ATGAGCGACGACGCGAGCGGACTCCTCGCGGCGACGGCCGGCAACGAGTTCGTCGAGGCGACGGTGGGCGAGCGCGGCGAGGGGGTCGCGACGGTCGTGATCGACCGCCCGGACGCGCGCAACGCTCTGAACGCGACGGTCAGGACGGAGTTGCAGGCGGCCTTCGAGGCCGTCGCCGACGACGACGCGGTGCGCGTGGTCGTACTCACCGGCGCCGACGACGCGGGGGCGTTCGTCGCGGGCGCGGACGTGACGGAACTGCGCGAGCGCTCGGCCGTCGAACAGCGCGCCGCCAGCGAGTTCCCGCGCGTGTACGAGACCGTCGCGGACTGTCCCGTCCCGGTGATCGCACGGATCGGCGGCCACGCGCTCGGCGGGGGCTGTGAACTCGCACAGGCGTGTGACGTACGGATCGCGAGCGAGGACGCCAAACTCGGCCAGCCGGAGATCGGCCTCGGACTGATCCCCGGCGGCGGCGGTACACAACGGCTCCCGCGACTCGTCGGCGAGGGCCAAGCACTACGGATGATCCTCTCGGGGGAGCTGCTCGACGCCACCGAGGCCGCCGAGATCGGGCTCGTCGAGGAGGCGGTCCCGGCGGCGGCGTTGGACGAGACGGTCGACGAGTTGGCGAGCCAGATCGCCGCCCACAGTCCGCTGGCGGTGCGGCGCGCGAAGGAGGCGGTGCGTGCGGCCGCGGAGAAGCCACTCGACGACGGGCTGGCGTACGAGCGCGAACTGTTCGTCGGGCTGTTCGACTCCCACGACACCAACGAGGGGATCGACGCTTTCCTCGAGGATCGTGACCCCGAGTTCCGGGGAGAGTGA
- a CDS encoding heme-binding protein, producing the protein MVEVPPTEEGWFALHDFRTIDWDAWREAPERRRRRAVEEGVAHFERHEQVADATEGDSAVFTILGDDADLLILHFRPTLDALNAAERRFESTAFAAFTERSDSYVSVSEVSGYVSDDYFTEDEADLDEGLRRYIESKMKPEIPDDEYVSFYPMSKRRGEEDNWYQLPFDERSELMADHGEVGREYAGKIEQVIASSVGFDDHEWGVTLFAEDPTDLKDIVYEMRFDEVSARYGEFGDFFVGRRFPPTDLRAFLDGEPVPTSAHEGAGAAAGAGDHPHGSESGGGGDHPHAGGGHGSGDDESDHGRGGDHGAHDDEGEHGGDDGGSGGGPPSGDRVDDDADADEIRAALDDLDIYAGTPHGEDVYATVLYSEADTEELFDEVEGLRGNFDHYGTHVKTAVYAGTETDRSAVVSIWDTASAAETAAGFLSELPGIVERAGEESGFGTMGMFYTVKPDHREDFVDRFDVVGDKLDGMDGHFETDLLVNHEDDNDMFIASQWRAKDDAMAFFRSDDFRETVQWGREILADQPRHVFLA; encoded by the coding sequence ATGGTCGAGGTACCTCCGACGGAGGAAGGGTGGTTCGCACTCCACGACTTCCGCACGATCGACTGGGACGCGTGGCGCGAGGCCCCGGAACGACGGCGTCGACGCGCCGTCGAAGAGGGTGTCGCACACTTCGAACGACACGAACAGGTCGCCGACGCAACCGAGGGCGACTCCGCCGTGTTCACGATCCTCGGCGACGACGCCGACCTGCTGATCCTCCACTTCCGCCCGACGCTGGACGCGTTGAACGCCGCCGAACGCCGGTTCGAGTCGACGGCGTTCGCCGCGTTCACCGAGCGGTCCGACTCGTACGTCTCCGTCTCGGAGGTGTCCGGCTACGTCTCCGACGACTACTTCACGGAAGACGAAGCCGACCTGGACGAGGGGCTGCGCCGCTACATCGAGTCGAAGATGAAGCCGGAGATCCCCGACGACGAGTACGTCTCCTTCTACCCGATGAGCAAGCGCCGCGGGGAGGAAGACAACTGGTACCAGCTCCCCTTCGACGAGCGGTCGGAGCTGATGGCGGACCACGGCGAGGTGGGACGGGAGTACGCCGGCAAGATCGAGCAGGTGATCGCCTCCTCCGTCGGGTTCGACGACCACGAGTGGGGCGTGACGCTGTTCGCCGAGGACCCGACGGACCTCAAGGACATCGTCTACGAGATGCGGTTCGACGAGGTGTCCGCCCGCTACGGGGAGTTCGGCGACTTCTTCGTCGGCCGACGCTTCCCGCCGACGGACCTGCGGGCGTTCCTCGACGGCGAGCCGGTGCCGACGAGCGCTCACGAGGGTGCCGGCGCGGCGGCCGGTGCCGGCGACCACCCGCACGGCAGCGAGTCCGGCGGCGGCGGTGACCACCCGCACGCGGGTGGTGGCCACGGTAGCGGCGACGACGAGAGCGACCACGGACGGGGCGGCGACCACGGTGCACACGACGACGAGGGCGAGCACGGTGGCGACGACGGCGGGAGCGGTGGCGGCCCGCCGAGCGGCGACCGGGTGGACGACGACGCGGATGCCGACGAGATCCGGGCGGCGCTGGACGACCTGGACATCTACGCCGGCACGCCCCACGGCGAGGACGTGTACGCGACGGTGCTGTACTCGGAGGCGGACACCGAGGAGCTGTTCGACGAGGTCGAGGGGCTCCGCGGGAACTTCGACCACTACGGCACCCACGTGAAGACGGCGGTGTACGCCGGCACCGAGACGGACCGCTCGGCGGTCGTCTCCATCTGGGACACCGCCAGCGCGGCCGAGACGGCCGCCGGGTTCCTCTCGGAGCTCCCCGGTATCGTCGAGCGCGCCGGCGAGGAGTCCGGCTTCGGGACGATGGGGATGTTCTACACGGTGAAACCCGATCACCGCGAGGACTTCGTCGACCGGTTCGACGTGGTCGGCGACAAACTCGACGGGATGGACGGCCACTTCGAGACGGACCTGCTCGTGAACCACGAGGACGACAACGACATGTTCATCGCCAGTCAGTGGCGCGCGAAAGACGACGCGATGGCGTTCTTCCGCTCGGACGACTTCCGCGAGACGGTCCAGTGGGGCCGCGAGATCCTCGCCGACCAGCCGCGACACGTCTTCCTCGCCTGA
- a CDS encoding DUF790 family protein → MLTKDLRRISRAGGGYHPQFVGDDDEARRLAARVIGVYQGHVGERRRDLEEALETVERETDDFKLVRGFAKLLERSATFETRAPLPPDRVRRAVFEAAESVGVTDETERREALADAADGLGTEPETVERSLYADRDAEQVLADLDADPTPASLCVRYDFALAAASLLDATEVRLRSSDPAALVSAVKRNGLLYEVYDTSESASESGATGDSADATLSTREVVVTGPDALFRRTRRYGTAFADLLRTVARTATRWELTATVDDRGRERTLELSDADVPVPSGDPTGEPAFDSGVESAFAARFRALEVDWTLVREPEPLRVDGPDGETRVAVPDFAFVYDHADFRLFFEVMGFWTPEYVEKKLAQFRGLEDVALLVAVDASLGVGEAVAATGAEVIEYDGTVRPKPVVDVLRRYETDLRETATADLPAELVPDADAVGVATLAAEYGVPESALDDVSLPDHERVGDTFVRPAVLERVRDRLEPGMEFETASEWLADAGVPDANAALTRLGYRVAWEGLGGGTLERVADDGGE, encoded by the coding sequence GTGCTCACGAAGGACCTCCGTCGGATCTCCAGAGCCGGCGGCGGCTACCACCCGCAGTTCGTCGGGGACGACGACGAGGCCCGACGACTCGCGGCGCGCGTGATCGGGGTCTACCAGGGTCACGTCGGGGAGCGACGCCGCGATCTCGAGGAGGCGCTGGAGACCGTCGAGCGCGAGACGGACGACTTCAAGCTCGTCCGCGGGTTCGCGAAGCTGTTGGAGCGGTCGGCGACGTTCGAGACGCGCGCGCCGTTGCCGCCCGATCGCGTCCGCCGGGCGGTCTTCGAGGCGGCCGAGTCGGTCGGCGTCACGGACGAGACGGAGCGCCGCGAGGCACTGGCCGACGCCGCCGACGGGCTCGGGACGGAGCCGGAGACCGTCGAGCGGTCGCTGTACGCAGACCGCGACGCCGAGCAGGTGTTGGCAGACCTCGACGCGGACCCCACGCCGGCGTCGCTGTGCGTCCGGTACGACTTCGCGCTGGCGGCCGCGTCGCTACTCGACGCGACGGAGGTACGACTGCGCTCCTCGGACCCCGCCGCGCTCGTCTCGGCCGTCAAACGGAACGGCCTGTTGTACGAGGTGTACGACACGAGTGAGTCCGCCTCCGAATCCGGCGCGACCGGCGACTCCGCCGACGCGACCCTCTCGACGCGGGAGGTAGTCGTCACCGGGCCAGACGCGCTGTTCCGGCGGACGCGCCGCTACGGGACGGCGTTCGCGGACCTGCTGCGGACCGTCGCGCGCACGGCGACCCGGTGGGAGCTGACGGCGACGGTCGACGACCGCGGCCGCGAGCGCACGCTGGAACTGTCCGACGCCGACGTACCGGTCCCGTCGGGTGATCCGACCGGCGAACCGGCGTTCGACTCGGGCGTCGAGTCCGCCTTCGCCGCGCGGTTCCGCGCGCTGGAGGTGGACTGGACGCTCGTCCGCGAGCCGGAACCGCTGCGCGTCGACGGTCCGGACGGGGAGACGCGGGTCGCCGTCCCCGACTTCGCGTTCGTGTACGACCACGCCGACTTCCGTCTGTTCTTCGAGGTGATGGGGTTCTGGACGCCAGAGTACGTCGAGAAGAAGCTGGCGCAGTTCCGCGGGCTGGAGGACGTGGCGCTGCTCGTCGCCGTCGACGCATCGCTGGGCGTCGGCGAGGCGGTCGCCGCGACCGGCGCGGAGGTGATCGAGTACGACGGAACGGTCCGCCCGAAACCCGTGGTCGACGTGCTGCGACGCTACGAGACGGACCTGCGCGAGACGGCGACCGCGGATCTCCCCGCCGAACTGGTCCCCGACGCCGACGCGGTGGGCGTGGCGACGCTGGCCGCGGAGTACGGCGTCCCCGAGTCCGCGCTCGACGACGTGTCGCTCCCCGACCACGAGCGGGTCGGCGACACGTTCGTCCGCCCGGCGGTGTTGGAGCGTGTTCGGGACCGACTGGAGCCGGGGATGGAGTTCGAGACGGCGAGCGAGTGGCTCGCGGACGCCGGGGTCCCGGACGCGAACGCCGCCCTCACGCGACTCGGCTACCGCGTCGCGTGGGAGGGGCTCGGCGGCGGCACGCTAGAGCGGGTGGCGGACGACGGTGGGGAGTGA
- a CDS encoding type II toxin-antitoxin system HicB family antitoxin, with amino-acid sequence MSTELDPTITLTDEGDWWVARDTETGVTSQGETRTEALDNLDEAIAAYHGAGSEPTDAELAALGIDPDDNESTPLDESDLFE; translated from the coding sequence ATGAGTACGGAACTAGACCCGACCATCACACTCACCGACGAGGGAGACTGGTGGGTTGCACGCGACACCGAGACCGGCGTGACCTCGCAGGGAGAGACACGAACGGAGGCGTTGGACAACTTGGACGAAGCCATCGCGGCGTACCACGGTGCAGGCTCCGAGCCGACCGACGCGGAGTTGGCCGCTCTCGGAATCGATCCGGACGACAACGAGTCGACACCACTCGACGAGTCGGACCTGTTCGAGTGA
- a CDS encoding DUF5798 family protein, translated as MGLGSTAKKLQKVADIAEKLFKRINQMRKEIQQLQGAVDSAETDTAELRRELAETRAIVEALADEEGVDTEAVLADLEYPEPEGRTVADREAEAEAAADAGDAEAAADSGDGQSQSQNEN; from the coding sequence ATGGGACTCGGAAGCACGGCCAAGAAGCTCCAGAAGGTCGCCGACATCGCAGAGAAGCTGTTCAAGCGGATCAACCAGATGCGGAAGGAGATCCAGCAGCTGCAGGGCGCCGTCGACAGCGCCGAGACGGACACCGCCGAACTCCGCCGCGAACTCGCCGAGACGCGAGCCATCGTCGAGGCGCTGGCCGACGAGGAAGGGGTCGACACGGAGGCCGTCCTCGCGGACCTGGAGTACCCCGAACCGGAGGGTCGCACGGTCGCAGACCGCGAGGCCGAGGCCGAGGCTGCGGCCGACGCCGGCGACGCCGAGGCGGCCGCAGACAGCGGCGACGGGCAGAGCCAGAGTCAGAACGAGAACTGA
- a CDS encoding type II toxin-antitoxin system HicA family toxin gives MSHSPFSGDEVVSVMVGSGIYELDRISGDHAILVWNPPADHDADARTVPVPLHDELSEGTLREIGEQAGMRDFQRFKDWLDENC, from the coding sequence GTGTCTCACTCTCCCTTCTCTGGCGACGAGGTGGTGTCGGTGATGGTCGGAAGCGGGATCTACGAACTCGACCGAATCAGCGGCGATCACGCAATTCTCGTCTGGAATCCACCGGCCGATCACGACGCAGACGCACGGACCGTTCCGGTCCCACTCCACGACGAACTGTCGGAGGGGACCCTCAGAGAGATCGGAGAACAAGCCGGTATGCGTGACTTCCAACGGTTCAAAGACTGGCTCGACGAAAACTGCTGA